Proteins from a single region of Chloroflexaceae bacterium:
- a CDS encoding ATP-binding protein, translating into MRAFAQLRWQLIAAQMLVVVVGVVVLAVAADRLGSQIFAAELRAQLEGVPIAERAAVETALLGSFRKATGQALLAAAAAAAVVGLTTSVLLLRQILRPLNEIARSSQRIAEGRYDERVAVPASDELAIVAASFNQMAESLERVEQQRVALIGNVAHELRTPLAGIEGFLEGLIDGVFGPEPSVFGDMQHEVRRMRRLIDDLQTLSHVEAGQVSLHLAEVDLVELARRVVNQLRPQTITNCLELRVLPETPTLIVRADPDRLAQILLNLVGNAIRYTPEGGCITVRLGVEGPMARAEVIDTGIGIPPEDLPYIFERFYRVDRSRSRASGGSGIGLTIARHLAWAMGGELTAQSAGPGKGSTFTLTMPLR; encoded by the coding sequence ATGAGGGCGTTTGCACAACTGCGCTGGCAACTCATCGCCGCCCAGATGCTGGTGGTGGTGGTAGGCGTGGTGGTGCTGGCCGTCGCTGCTGACCGGCTGGGCAGCCAGATCTTCGCCGCTGAACTGCGCGCGCAACTCGAGGGCGTCCCGATAGCGGAGCGCGCTGCAGTCGAAACGGCCCTGCTCGGCAGCTTCCGCAAGGCTACCGGGCAGGCCCTGCTGGCCGCCGCGGCCGCCGCCGCCGTGGTGGGGCTGACGACCAGCGTCCTGCTCCTGCGGCAGATCCTCCGCCCGCTGAACGAGATCGCCCGCAGCAGCCAGCGCATCGCCGAGGGCCGCTACGACGAGCGTGTGGCCGTGCCTGCCAGCGACGAGCTGGCGATCGTCGCCGCCAGCTTCAACCAGATGGCCGAAAGCCTGGAACGGGTGGAGCAGCAGCGGGTGGCGCTGATCGGGAATGTGGCCCACGAACTGCGCACGCCCCTCGCCGGCATCGAAGGCTTCCTGGAGGGTTTGATTGACGGTGTCTTCGGCCCCGAGCCGTCCGTCTTCGGCGACATGCAGCACGAAGTGCGGCGCATGCGCCGCCTGATTGACGACCTCCAGACCCTTTCCCACGTCGAGGCCGGCCAGGTGAGCCTGCATCTGGCCGAGGTGGACCTGGTGGAACTGGCCCGGCGCGTGGTCAACCAGTTGCGCCCGCAAACGATCACGAACTGTCTCGAACTGCGAGTGCTCCCTGAAACGCCCACGCTGATCGTGCGCGCCGATCCGGATCGTCTGGCGCAGATCCTGCTGAACCTGGTGGGCAACGCCATTCGCTACACCCCCGAAGGCGGCTGTATTACCGTGCGCCTTGGCGTTGAAGGCCCCATGGCCCGCGCCGAGGTGATTGACACCGGCATTGGCATCCCCCCCGAAGACCTCCCCTACATCTTCGAACGCTTCTACCGCGTTGATCGCTCCCGTTCGCGCGCCAGCGGCGGCAGCGGCATCGGGCTGACCATCGCCCGGCACCTGGCCTGGGCCATGGGCGGCGAGCTGACGGCTCAGAGCGCCGGCCCGGGCAAGGGCAGCACGTTCACCCTGACCATGCCTCTGAGGTGA
- a CDS encoding SPFH domain-containing protein, translating into MSAIALGIIFGFLGWFFVRYVLFGFYTVDQNERAVKTIFGRAERLPLSAATEDPFTEYLRPEERDRYRYPQVRVIQPGVHFKWPWERIHKVSIATQTVNMALDLEDPRANRGGTVLEAVTKDQLNVGLKGQIRYRVSERHLYAYLFGVKNPVVHVMGYFVSILRERIAGFEAPPAPGGNGASQPTDASAVSGVSINDLRKNLRDLNELMDRECLSSPARYGVILEASLITEIDAPPEVESAMAAINTAHNQVSSDISLAQAAADQKIVQSKRAVEIETLKAQAEVEPLLALAEQLHALRARGPNAIAAYLRNVRLGLFRQAERVIMEVER; encoded by the coding sequence ATGTCCGCAATCGCCCTGGGGATTATCTTCGGCTTTCTCGGCTGGTTCTTCGTCCGCTACGTCCTCTTTGGCTTCTATACGGTGGATCAGAATGAGCGCGCGGTGAAGACGATCTTCGGTCGCGCCGAGCGTCTGCCCCTCTCAGCCGCTACGGAGGATCCCTTTACCGAGTACCTCCGCCCCGAGGAGCGCGATCGCTACCGCTACCCGCAGGTGCGCGTCATTCAGCCCGGAGTGCACTTCAAGTGGCCCTGGGAGCGCATCCACAAGGTCTCCATCGCCACCCAGACGGTGAACATGGCCCTGGATCTGGAAGATCCGCGCGCCAACCGCGGGGGCACGGTGCTGGAGGCGGTCACCAAGGATCAACTCAACGTTGGCCTGAAGGGGCAGATCCGCTACCGCGTCTCGGAGCGCCACCTCTACGCCTACCTGTTCGGGGTAAAGAATCCGGTGGTGCACGTGATGGGCTACTTTGTCTCCATCCTGCGGGAACGCATCGCCGGTTTCGAGGCGCCCCCCGCCCCTGGCGGTAATGGGGCCTCTCAGCCGACTGACGCCAGCGCCGTGAGCGGCGTCTCGATCAACGACCTGCGCAAAAATCTCCGCGACCTGAACGAGTTGATGGACCGCGAGTGCCTCTCCTCGCCCGCCCGCTATGGCGTGATTCTCGAAGCCTCGCTGATCACCGAGATTGACGCCCCGCCCGAGGTCGAGTCGGCGATGGCGGCGATTAACACCGCCCACAACCAGGTCTCGTCGGACATCAGCCTGGCCCAGGCCGCCGCCGACCAGAAGATCGTCCAGTCGAAGCGCGCAGTGGAGATCGAAACGCTGAAGGCCCAGGCCGAGGTCGAGCCGCTGCTGGCCCTGGCCGAACAGTTGCATGCCCTGCGCGCCAGGGGGCCGAACGCCATCGCCGCCTATTTGCGGAACGTGCGCCTGGGCCTCTTCCGCCAGGCCGAGCGCGTCATTATGGAGGTGGAGCGATGA
- a CDS encoding SPFH domain-containing protein yields MISLMLFVTTAFISFIFAPVVIALTLGLARLFGLYTTVQEGTCHVYVLFGNVIGVISEPGFHFLPARLGAAAFIVRLLGERKVLDMRLNQRYLRSQPVNSEEGAPMGIGVWYEMAISDPVAYLFRNTDPEGSLAANVSNAVVRTLSNMPLAEMLENRHAMSQAVRAEVSPKSMEWGYRLGSVYVRKVHFRDAGMIRQIEAKVVNRLRQVTSAILQDGANQVSIITSTAERQAAIAFAQAQAIRPQILGKALNAINTDREVAEALFTILETQNLIESGAKVTLIPRLNESSLLPDLLAATPPANHSARSQPAG; encoded by the coding sequence ATGATCAGCCTGATGTTGTTCGTTACCACCGCTTTCATCAGCTTTATCTTCGCGCCGGTCGTAATTGCGCTGACGCTCGGCCTGGCCCGGCTGTTTGGCCTGTATACGACCGTGCAGGAGGGCACCTGTCACGTCTACGTGCTGTTTGGCAACGTCATCGGCGTGATCAGCGAGCCGGGGTTTCACTTCCTGCCCGCGCGCCTCGGCGCGGCCGCATTCATCGTGCGGCTCCTCGGCGAACGCAAGGTGCTGGATATGCGCCTCAACCAGCGCTATCTGCGCAGCCAGCCGGTGAATTCCGAGGAAGGCGCGCCAATGGGCATTGGCGTGTGGTACGAGATGGCAATCAGCGACCCGGTGGCCTACCTCTTCCGCAACACCGATCCGGAAGGGTCGCTGGCCGCCAATGTGAGCAATGCCGTGGTGCGCACCCTTAGCAACATGCCCCTGGCCGAAATGCTTGAGAATCGCCACGCTATGAGCCAGGCCGTGCGGGCCGAGGTGTCGCCGAAGTCAATGGAGTGGGGCTACCGGCTCGGGTCGGTGTATGTGCGTAAGGTCCACTTCCGCGATGCGGGCATGATCCGCCAGATCGAGGCCAAGGTGGTGAACCGCCTGCGCCAGGTGACCTCGGCCATTCTGCAGGACGGCGCGAACCAGGTGAGCATTATCACCAGCACCGCCGAGCGGCAGGCGGCCATCGCCTTCGCCCAGGCCCAGGCCATCCGCCCGCAGATCCTCGGCAAGGCGCTCAATGCCATCAATACCGACCGGGAGGTGGCCGAGGCCCTCTTTACCATTCTGGAGACGCAGAACCTGATCGAGAGCGGAGCGAAGGTGACCCTCATCCCCCGGCTGAACGAATCCTCCCTCCTGCCCGATCTTCTTGCCGCTACGCCGCCTGCCAACCACAGCGCCAGGTCGCAGCCAGCCGGGTGA
- a CDS encoding polymer-forming cytoskeletal protein, which yields MGPGMKRVWSFAAVVAAIIAVLVAGPVFAAEFGSGDIYRLPAGQVIEDDLTVMAQEIYIDGKVDGDLVAMGAYVEINGVVTGDVLAAGAEVRINGVVEDDVRAAGAGVIVTGRIGDHLFAAAGGGEGAFSPAQVSGRSVVQGVRIERGATVGGSAYMFAGEALIDGAVAGDLQAGAGTVILNGQVGGDAALDVGKITIGDSARIGGVLSYTAPEAASVPPGVAGDVRFEQREQPQTTPAPAFRPGQILRPLLMLAGFALLGWLLLRFAPDALRRPAQALALRPGQAALYGIAALALLFAIPLLSILIFLAILLFWGWFPALMFAVLLTAALVLAWTLSPLITGLWAGRALLRAAGREAGDFLALCLGVLLIVLLSLIPWVGWLVGLVSLVLALGALIAARRGAFDVPVTTATPAPTPV from the coding sequence ATGGGTCCGGGAATGAAGCGCGTATGGTCGTTCGCCGCGGTGGTCGCGGCGATCATCGCTGTGCTGGTCGCGGGCCCGGTGTTCGCGGCGGAGTTTGGCTCAGGCGATATCTACCGCCTGCCGGCTGGCCAGGTGATCGAAGATGACCTGACCGTGATGGCTCAGGAGATCTACATTGACGGCAAGGTGGACGGCGATCTGGTGGCGATGGGCGCCTATGTCGAGATCAACGGCGTGGTCACCGGCGATGTGCTGGCCGCGGGCGCGGAGGTGCGGATCAACGGCGTGGTTGAGGACGATGTGCGCGCGGCGGGTGCAGGGGTGATCGTCACTGGCAGAATTGGCGACCACCTCTTTGCCGCGGCCGGTGGTGGAGAGGGGGCCTTCAGCCCCGCGCAGGTCAGCGGCCGCAGCGTGGTGCAGGGTGTACGCATTGAGCGCGGCGCGACGGTGGGCGGCTCGGCCTACATGTTTGCCGGTGAGGCGCTGATTGACGGCGCCGTTGCCGGAGACTTGCAGGCCGGCGCCGGCACGGTGATCCTCAACGGCCAGGTAGGCGGCGACGCCGCCCTTGATGTGGGCAAGATCACCATTGGCGATAGCGCGCGGATCGGGGGTGTGCTGAGCTACACTGCGCCCGAAGCGGCGAGTGTGCCGCCAGGCGTGGCCGGCGACGTGCGCTTTGAGCAGCGCGAGCAACCGCAGACCACGCCAGCGCCAGCGTTCCGGCCCGGGCAGATCCTGCGACCGCTGCTGATGCTGGCCGGGTTCGCGCTGCTGGGCTGGCTCCTGCTGCGCTTTGCGCCTGATGCGCTGCGGCGCCCGGCACAGGCCCTGGCGCTGCGACCGGGGCAGGCGGCGCTCTACGGTATCGCTGCGCTGGCGCTGCTCTTTGCCATACCCTTGCTCTCGATCCTGATCTTCCTGGCCATCCTGCTGTTCTGGGGCTGGTTCCCGGCGCTCATGTTTGCCGTGCTGCTCACGGCTGCTCTGGTGCTGGCCTGGACGCTAAGCCCGCTCATCACCGGCCTGTGGGCCGGGCGGGCGCTGCTGCGGGCCGCCGGGCGCGAGGCGGGCGATTTCCTCGCCCTGTGCCTTGGCGTGCTGCTCATCGTGTTGCTGAGCCTGATCCCCTGGGTGGGCTGGCTGGTGGGGCTGGTCAGCCTGGTTCTGGCCCTCGGCGCGCTGATCGCGGCGCGGCGCGGGGCCTTTGACGTGCCGGTGACGACGGCGACCCCGGCGCCGACGCCGGTGTAG
- a CDS encoding phosphomannomutase/phosphoglucomutase, translating to MQVNPGIFKAYDIRGIYPSDLNETIGYLIGRAFVTFLGAETVIVGRDMRTSSPAMFEAVTRGIADQGADVADIGMVSTDQYYFACATLGLPGMMVTASHNPKEYNGFKMVRQMPYLLSGDEGIQDLRRLVESEAFPQPTRKGAIRRYDFQEEFIAKALSLIDVAALENGGALGRPLRVIADTGNGMVGPILQEIYRRLPIIFTGMYLEPDGTLPNHGLDPLQPENRAELQARVPAEGFDIGFLFDGDGDRFFAVDDRGRFISGDFLTAILGQYLLEKAPGARVIYDVRASWAVPDLIRASGGIPLMERVGHAFIKRRMANEDAVFAGEVTGHYYFRDFFYADSGIIPSLLLMELLAKRGVRMSVLLAELEAKYFISGEINSKVRDVPAKLDEIAACYADGRVERLDGVSVSYDTWHFNVRGSNTEPLIRLNLESIASPEEMAARRDEVLAIIRGDG from the coding sequence GTGCAGGTCAACCCGGGAATCTTCAAAGCCTACGACATTCGCGGGATCTATCCCTCTGATTTGAACGAAACGATCGGCTATCTTATCGGGCGGGCCTTTGTGACCTTTCTCGGCGCCGAGACAGTTATTGTCGGGCGTGATATGCGCACCTCCAGCCCGGCAATGTTCGAGGCAGTCACCCGCGGCATTGCCGACCAGGGCGCCGACGTGGCCGACATCGGCATGGTCAGCACCGACCAGTACTACTTCGCCTGCGCCACCCTCGGGCTGCCCGGCATGATGGTCACGGCCTCGCACAACCCCAAGGAGTACAACGGCTTCAAAATGGTGCGCCAGATGCCCTACCTGCTCAGCGGCGACGAGGGCATTCAGGACCTGCGCCGGCTCGTTGAGAGCGAAGCCTTTCCCCAACCCACGCGCAAGGGCGCCATCAGGCGTTACGACTTCCAGGAGGAGTTCATCGCCAAGGCGCTCTCGCTGATTGACGTAGCGGCGCTGGAAAACGGCGGGGCCCTGGGCCGCCCCCTGCGGGTCATCGCCGACACCGGCAACGGCATGGTTGGCCCCATCCTCCAGGAGATCTACCGCCGCCTGCCGATCATCTTTACCGGCATGTACCTGGAACCAGACGGCACGCTGCCCAACCACGGCCTCGATCCCCTGCAACCCGAGAACCGCGCCGAGTTGCAGGCGCGCGTGCCCGCCGAAGGCTTCGACATCGGCTTCCTCTTCGACGGCGACGGCGACCGCTTCTTCGCCGTTGATGATCGAGGGCGCTTCATCTCCGGCGATTTTCTGACGGCGATCCTTGGGCAGTATCTGCTGGAGAAGGCCCCCGGCGCCAGAGTGATCTACGATGTGCGCGCCTCCTGGGCCGTGCCCGACCTGATCCGCGCCAGCGGGGGCATCCCGCTGATGGAACGGGTCGGCCATGCCTTCATCAAACGGCGCATGGCCAACGAAGACGCGGTGTTCGCCGGCGAGGTCACCGGCCATTACTACTTCCGCGACTTCTTCTACGCCGACTCGGGCATTATTCCGTCGCTGCTGTTGATGGAACTGCTGGCGAAGCGCGGCGTCAGGATGAGCGTGCTGCTCGCCGAGCTGGAGGCGAAGTATTTCATTTCGGGGGAGATCAACTCGAAGGTGCGCGACGTGCCCGCCAAACTCGACGAGATCGCCGCCTGCTACGCCGATGGCAGGGTCGAGCGCCTTGACGGCGTCTCGGTGAGCTACGACACCTGGCACTTCAACGTGCGCGGCTCGAACACCGAGCCGCTGATCCGCCTCAACCTGGAGTCGATCGCCTCGCCCGAAGAGATGGCCGCCCGCCGCGATGAAGTGCTGGCGATCATTCGCGGGGACGGGTGA
- a CDS encoding STAS domain-containing protein, with the protein MARRQIVTALLIAQVAGAITITIGQMLKDMREPTFAIGVVATLLALGILAAYRRGLEAALVVNIVAVTIAVGLGTPERFVREYSALVVLAPPAVAQVLAGPRWILGSALGLLVILSLRAGPEARFLSAYTNDLRTLGSFALVVTCMLLSRLVADTALREATANGARAEEALRRADDQAIELRAQAEALREQNQRQQRLLDLVARLEIPAVSLAEGVLLAPIVGPIDEGRADALVERLVRHASEQRARLVVLDVAGASDVNADAARALGGAVEALRLIGCRVAISGISAATASALAESQVSFNGAATVRTPREALERERAL; encoded by the coding sequence ATGGCCCGGCGACAGATTGTTACGGCGCTCCTGATCGCCCAGGTGGCGGGCGCCATTACGATCACCATCGGCCAGATGCTCAAAGACATGCGTGAGCCGACCTTTGCGATCGGCGTTGTGGCCACCCTGCTGGCCCTCGGTATCCTGGCCGCCTACCGGCGCGGCTTGGAGGCGGCACTGGTGGTGAACATCGTGGCGGTCACCATAGCCGTAGGTCTGGGAACGCCTGAGAGATTCGTGCGCGAGTATTCGGCGCTGGTGGTGCTGGCGCCGCCAGCGGTGGCGCAGGTACTGGCCGGGCCGCGCTGGATTCTGGGCAGCGCCCTGGGGTTGCTGGTCATCCTGTCGCTGCGCGCCGGGCCGGAGGCGCGTTTTCTGAGCGCCTATACGAACGACCTGCGCACCCTCGGGAGCTTCGCCCTGGTGGTGACCTGTATGCTCCTCAGCCGCCTGGTTGCCGATACCGCCCTGCGGGAGGCCACGGCGAACGGCGCGCGGGCCGAGGAGGCGCTGCGCCGCGCCGATGATCAGGCGATCGAGTTGCGGGCGCAGGCCGAGGCGTTACGCGAACAGAACCAGCGCCAGCAGCGCCTGCTCGACCTGGTGGCAAGGCTGGAAATCCCGGCGGTGTCCCTGGCCGAAGGGGTCTTGCTGGCGCCCATTGTCGGCCCGATTGACGAAGGGCGCGCCGACGCGCTGGTGGAGCGCCTGGTGCGGCACGCCAGCGAACAACGGGCGCGCCTGGTGGTGCTTGACGTTGCCGGGGCCTCGGATGTCAACGCCGACGCGGCGCGGGCGCTGGGCGGCGCGGTGGAGGCCCTGCGCCTCATCGGCTGCCGGGTGGCGATCAGCGGGATCTCCGCCGCGACCGCCAGCGCACTCGCCGAGAGCCAGGTATCGTTCAACGGCGCAGCGACCGTGCGGACGCCGCGCGAGGCCCTGGAGCGCGAACGGGCGCTCTGA